A window of Micromonospora eburnea genomic DNA:
ACCAGCTTCAGTGGGATCTTGATGTCGGGCGCCGAGGTCGGCCAGTACGTCTTCGCGGCCGCGTCCGACAGCGCCGCCTTCACCTGGCTGGTGGTCGCCTTGGTGCCTCGGTAGCTGGGCTTGCAGTCGCTGTCCACCGGCTTCGGCGGGGGCGGCGGGACCTTCGTCTCGGTCGGCGGCTTCGGCTTGGTGAGCGGCCCGGTGGACGTCCGGGTGGGCTTCGGTTTCGGGCTGGACTTCGGCGTGGCGCTCGGGCTGGGCTTGGTGCTGGGCGCCACGCCCATCGCCTCGACCGCCGGCGGCGCCTCGGTCGGCTGGTCGGCCGCGACCTCGACGGGCACCTCGCTGGGCAGGTCGGCCGCCACTTCCGAGGGTGGGCGTTCCTCGCCCCCGCACCCGGCGATCCCGACCGCCAGCAGCAGCGCCACACTCGCCGTGGCCCACCGGCCGATTCCCCGACGCATCCGGTCCCTCCCCTGTGGCTGTCCGCCGCACCCTAGCAAGGATCGATGGGCCGGCGGGGGTCCCGCGTCGCCGCCCGGGGCGGGGGCGGCCGGGTCGGGTGGGCCGGCGGCGCCACCTCACCCGCGCCCTCCGGCTCCGCTGTGGACGGCCGGGCGGCCGCGCGGAGCGCCCGGCGCCGGGTGGCCCAGGCGACCATGAACACCATGGTCCAGGCCGCGCCGAGCAGCACGGACGTGGCGGTGCCGCTGGCCGTGCTCCACCCCAGGTACAGGCGGGCGCCACCGACGGCGAGCACCCCGGCGACGGCGCTCGTCCACACCGCCACCGCCGCCGGCCAGCGTCGGCCCCGGGACAGCAGCCAGGCCAGCGTGCCGAAGCTCGCCGTCACCACCGCGTTCTGGGCGGGGAACAGGACCCGGTCGTCGCCCGGGCCGATCAGGTCGGCGACCACCGCCAGCACGACCAGCGGGACGAACGCCCCCACCGAGCCGAGCACGCTGAGCAGGTCCGCCCGCCAGGGCCGGTGCCGCCAGGCCAGCGCCACGGCGACGACCGCCACCGCGATGATCAGGACCGACCCACGCAGCACCGAGAGCACGGTCGCCGCCACGTCCGCCACCCCATGGGTACGCCGGGCCGCGAACCAGTGGGCGATCAGCCCGTCGAGCACGGCCAGCCCGCTGTGCCGGACCACCGCCTCCAGCAGCACGGCGACGGCCAGCCCGACGGCGAACAGCAGCAGCAGGCCGACGACCAGATCGAGCAGCAACGTCCAGGTCGGCCCGACCCGCTCGGCGACCGCGAAGAACAGCACCCCGTACCGGGCGCGCAGCCAGCGGACCGGGGGCAGGGCTGCGGCCCGAGCGGCCAGCGCCCGCGCCGGGTCGGGGTTACGGCCGAGCCAACGGCCGGCCAGCACCACTCCGGCCAGGCAGAGCAACAGCAGCAGCACCGCGCCGGTGGCCTGGCCGAGCAGCCGGGACACCTGCCGGTACGACTCACCGGCGGCGTACCCGGCCAGCACGGACGCGCTGACCCAGCTGGCCACCCCGGCCAGGTTCCACGGCGCGAACCGCCGGTACGGCAGGCCCGCCGCCCCGGCCAACCGGGGTGCCAGGGTACGGGCGACGGCCACCCAGCGGGCGGCCAGGACGCCCCGACCGCCGAGCCGGTGCAGCAGGGAGTGGGCCCGCCGCCACCGGTCGGCGCCGATCCGGGCACCGAGGCCGGAGGCGCGCAGCCGGGGCCC
This region includes:
- a CDS encoding lytic transglycosylase domain-containing protein — protein: MRRGIGRWATASVALLLAVGIAGCGGEERPPSEVAADLPSEVPVEVAADQPTEAPPAVEAMGVAPSTKPSPSATPKSSPKPKPTRTSTGPLTKPKPPTETKVPPPPPKPVDSDCKPSYRGTKATTSQVKAALSDAAAKTYWPTSAPDIKIPLKLVKATAWQESGWQSNIVACDGGIGLMQVMPGTATWMNQRFGQSYDINDYRDNAFLGANYLAWLTKYIGDMYFGDEPPEMRYRLDASLCTGELNSCLLNAVISAYNYGHGAVAREGKPIAIPNPQYVYNVRELMNTCECLSY
- a CDS encoding DedA family protein, yielding MPDLLTWLQGLPAPLIYLVAAMIVAGETAVIVGLLVPGEATLLLVGFLAYAGTLRLAPALLLMTAAAVIGDTLAFRAGRRYGPRLRASGLGARIGADRWRRAHSLLHRLGGRGVLAARWVAVARTLAPRLAGAAGLPYRRFAPWNLAGVASWVSASVLAGYAAGESYRQVSRLLGQATGAVLLLLLCLAGVVLAGRWLGRNPDPARALAARAAALPPVRWLRARYGVLFFAVAERVGPTWTLLLDLVVGLLLLFAVGLAVAVLLEAVVRHSGLAVLDGLIAHWFAARRTHGVADVAATVLSVLRGSVLIIAVAVVAVALAWRHRPWRADLLSVLGSVGAFVPLVVLAVVADLIGPGDDRVLFPAQNAVVTASFGTLAWLLSRGRRWPAAVAVWTSAVAGVLAVGGARLYLGWSTASGTATSVLLGAAWTMVFMVAWATRRRALRAAARPSTAEPEGAGEVAPPAHPTRPPPPRAATRDPRRPIDPC